Proteins encoded by one window of Flavobacterium sp. N502540:
- a CDS encoding ATP-binding protein, protein MTLKELKEIIAQTITCIKDHGIFPKENDHFDYKEELNFYGLSDPTEIFARNFAKDILSFSNSEGGIIILGIKEDKQKGAYDEVGLNEKNIDLLNKVDLNLITQKFEKIAKIGVSIDLQSFQLGTRKFFYILIEKQNQILIPINNFTDYKISKGDIIYRVSSKNETANSSTQDFNRFLQMKANEKNKEFMEIWSKLLPEMFEINPREILIINPKFNKIYGYNGQDNTLSSSEIEIDKSNQGIFNVILQAISAGEIGRISDNEGKPLYRIVGEVRTASVREHISLSTLLAEVLKKSEYKISSVQLKVLLKYLNWVTEENFKVENPPSDPTTEKFREYIWLENFDKIKNAHKVVFAEKAIPIIIEVLNDNSKHEEIFGKSLIRHNIQPQNCK, encoded by the coding sequence ATGACATTAAAAGAACTTAAGGAAATAATTGCTCAAACAATTACCTGTATAAAAGATCACGGTATTTTCCCAAAGGAAAATGATCATTTTGATTACAAGGAAGAGCTGAATTTTTATGGCTTGTCGGATCCTACGGAAATCTTTGCAAGAAATTTTGCTAAAGATATTCTTTCGTTTAGCAACAGTGAAGGCGGCATTATTATTTTAGGCATCAAAGAGGACAAGCAAAAAGGTGCATATGACGAGGTAGGACTGAACGAAAAGAATATTGATTTATTAAATAAAGTAGACCTTAATTTAATAACGCAAAAATTTGAAAAAATTGCCAAAATTGGCGTAAGCATTGACCTGCAGTCATTCCAGCTCGGGACAAGAAAATTTTTCTACATACTGATAGAAAAGCAGAATCAAATTTTAATTCCGATAAATAATTTCACAGATTACAAAATCAGCAAAGGAGATATCATTTACAGGGTTTCAAGCAAAAATGAGACAGCAAATTCATCAACTCAAGACTTCAACCGTTTTCTGCAGATGAAGGCTAATGAAAAAAATAAGGAATTTATGGAAATATGGTCTAAATTGTTGCCGGAAATGTTTGAAATCAACCCCAGGGAAATTCTAATTATAAATCCGAAGTTTAATAAAATATATGGATACAATGGACAAGACAATACTTTGTCAAGCAGCGAGATAGAAATTGACAAATCGAACCAAGGCATTTTCAATGTTATCCTACAGGCTATTTCCGCAGGAGAAATTGGAAGAATTTCAGATAATGAGGGCAAGCCTCTTTACAGAATTGTAGGAGAAGTAAGAACAGCTTCCGTAAGAGAGCATATATCGCTTTCTACCCTGCTCGCTGAAGTTCTAAAAAAATCAGAATACAAAATTTCAAGTGTCCAGCTTAAAGTGCTTTTAAAATATCTTAATTGGGTTACAGAAGAAAACTTTAAAGTCGAAAATCCTCCCTCTGATCCAACCACTGAAAAATTTAGAGAATACATATGGCTTGAAAATTTTGATAAAATTAAAAATGCTCATAAAGTGGTTTTTGCAGAAAAAGCAATACCTATTATAATTGAAGTTCTAAATGATAATTCTAAACATGAAGAGATTTTCGGTAAAAGTTTGATAAGACATAATATACAGCCGCAGAACTGCAAATAA
- a CDS encoding TraG/TraD/VirD4 family protein, whose product MARLSSAQLYYVLSGNDFTLDINNPAAPKIVCMGNNPLKIQTYGAVLSLYVSRLIKQVNQKDRIKSSLIFDEFPTIYLNNMDSLIATARSNKVSTCLGIQDFSQLRKDYGREQADVILNITGNIISGQVNGDTAKQLSERFGKIMQDRESISINSSDTSISRSKQLEAAVPASKISCLSSGEFVGITADNPNCKIELKTFHSEIINNHEQLKKEENSYQGISPVRIINNTMIERNYLQIKEDISEIVNSEMERLIHDPALSHLVIKKKK is encoded by the coding sequence ATGGCAAGGCTTTCCAGTGCGCAGCTTTACTATGTGCTTTCAGGGAATGACTTCACTCTTGACATTAATAATCCTGCTGCCCCAAAGATAGTCTGCATGGGAAACAACCCGCTAAAAATTCAAACCTATGGTGCTGTTCTCTCGCTTTATGTAAGCAGGCTCATCAAGCAGGTGAACCAGAAAGACAGAATTAAAAGCAGTCTCATATTTGATGAGTTTCCAACCATCTATCTCAATAATATGGACAGCCTGATAGCGACAGCCAGAAGCAACAAAGTAAGCACCTGTTTGGGAATTCAGGACTTCAGCCAGCTGCGCAAAGATTACGGACGTGAGCAGGCGGACGTCATACTCAATATCACGGGAAATATCATCAGCGGACAGGTGAACGGCGATACTGCAAAACAACTCTCCGAACGCTTTGGAAAAATAATGCAGGACCGTGAGAGCATTTCCATAAACAGCTCGGATACCTCAATTAGCAGATCAAAACAGCTGGAAGCTGCCGTACCTGCTTCTAAGATTTCCTGTTTGAGCTCTGGTGAATTTGTCGGCATTACAGCCGATAATCCAAACTGTAAAATTGAGCTCAAAACATTTCATTCGGAAATAATCAATAATCACGAGCAACTTAAAAAAGAAGAAAACTCATATCAGGGAATCAGCCCTGTACGCATTATAAACAATACCATGATTGAACGCAATTATCTGCAGATAAAGGAAGATATATCCGAAATAGTCAATTCAGAAATGGAACGTCTTATCCATGACCCTGCTCTGTCTCATTTGGTTATCAAAAAGAAGAAATAA
- a CDS encoding cysteine desulfurase family protein produces MHKNYTVYLDNASTTQVDRRVLEVMLPYFDEIYGNASSSHSFGKMAKTAIEAARQQTAAIINASSSEITFTSGATESINLALKGYMEANFEKGSHIITVKTEHKAVLATCEYLEERGIDVTYLDVDKDGLISLENLRNAIRPDTALISIMYVNNETGVIQPIQQIGKIAKQSNIVFFCDATQAVGKIPVDVIKDNIDMLCFSGHKLNGPKGIGVLYKKKDIDLIPLLHGGGQENGLRAGTYNTPLIVGLGKACELAADELSEKNSKILLERKAFEDSVEEQKTGSVCFKDSRRAPHISCIKLNNEEAEKFLLLNKEKFIASNGSACNSALIEVSHVYKEIFEEPNKIIRISF; encoded by the coding sequence ATGCATAAAAATTACACCGTCTACCTAGATAATGCTTCGACTACTCAAGTAGACAGGAGAGTTCTTGAAGTTATGCTCCCATACTTTGATGAAATATATGGGAATGCATCTAGCAGCCATTCATTTGGAAAAATGGCAAAAACAGCCATAGAAGCTGCCCGTCAGCAGACAGCTGCAATTATAAATGCTTCAAGCTCCGAAATTACGTTTACTTCAGGAGCAACAGAATCAATAAACTTAGCGCTCAAGGGATATATGGAAGCCAACTTCGAAAAAGGAAGCCATATAATAACAGTCAAGACCGAACATAAGGCAGTTTTAGCTACTTGTGAATATTTAGAAGAACGAGGGATTGACGTAACTTACTTAGACGTCGATAAAGATGGACTTATATCTCTTGAAAATCTGCGCAATGCAATAAGGCCTGATACAGCACTGATCTCAATAATGTATGTCAATAACGAAACAGGAGTAATACAGCCTATTCAGCAGATTGGAAAGATTGCAAAGCAAAGTAATATTGTGTTTTTTTGTGATGCTACACAGGCAGTTGGAAAAATTCCCGTTGATGTAATCAAAGATAATATCGATATGCTTTGCTTCAGCGGCCACAAGCTGAACGGACCTAAAGGCATTGGCGTCCTTTATAAAAAGAAAGATATAGATCTGATCCCATTACTTCATGGCGGCGGACAGGAAAATGGACTCAGAGCCGGAACCTACAATACTCCCCTGATTGTTGGTTTGGGAAAAGCATGCGAATTAGCTGCTGATGAACTTTCTGAAAAAAACAGTAAAATACTTTTAGAAAGAAAAGCCTTTGAAGACTCTGTCGAGGAACAAAAAACAGGCTCTGTTTGTTTTAAAGATTCAAGACGTGCTCCGCATATTTCCTGCATCAAATTGAATAATGAAGAAGCTGAAAAATTCCTTCTCTTAAACAAGGAAAAATTTATTGCTTCAAACGGATCTGCCTGCAATTCGGCACTAATTGAAGTTTCACACGTCTATAAAGAAATTTTTGAAGAGCCAAATAAAATAATCAGAATCAGTTTTTAA
- a CDS encoding helix-turn-helix domain-containing protein, translating into MNSKEKKLSFMLKVKDLIEPVVARLETIDSKISQGKVLRPEYYRNEDLKKMFGLSNNTIIKYRQTGILPYTKLGDIFLYNSGKIDKILRSNES; encoded by the coding sequence ATGAATAGTAAAGAAAAGAAACTTTCTTTTATGTTGAAAGTGAAAGATCTGATAGAGCCTGTAGTAGCAAGACTGGAAACGATTGATTCGAAAATCAGCCAGGGAAAAGTTTTGAGGCCTGAATATTATAGAAATGAGGATTTAAAAAAGATGTTTGGACTATCCAATAACACCATTATCAAATACAGGCAGACTGGAATTTTGCCCTATACTAAGCTGGGAGATATTTTTTTGTATAATAGTGGCAAGATTGATAAAATATTGAGAAGCAATGAATCATAA
- a CDS encoding ATP-binding protein, translating into MSNSIVPVNLVVKSMRDNGYKNTAYAIAELIDNSIQFGGNKVDLICLEKDLLVGSRNVSRIHEIAVLDNGNGMDQDTLRKALQFGNGTNLDKNSQTSIGKFGMGLPSSSISQALRVDVWTWQEDSKKAYYSYLDVNEIINGSLVEVPEPIETYVPVKWSKISGEFSSSGTLVVWSQLDRCLWRTGKTIIDHSEFIVGRMYRKFINSGKCTINAIVLNENNLTKPEINKAFLSNDPMYLMQNTSVSQALKELNLNDPMFIKHGGEDGYQKSYVINLEGEKHTVFVRYSIATEQTRRGINAGSNKHGSHARENVGVSVIRAGRELELDTSWTNRYDSRERWWGVEIDFPPALDDVFGVTNNKQYANNFKELGSLDIENLIKERGQTISEFKQELIDDNDPKVHLIEIAVDIKNQIKILRSILVAQAARLEKADKKNRHNTEENEAEKHATEVTEQRKEEGYTGESETKAEGKSADEKLEEILSELTGDDVPEANEYANEIFNSSVLYQFVNANLESRAFFSVSPVGGKIIIKLNTNHPAYQQFVEILNDDISTESNIEDLIKRLHLAKNGLKLLLMAWARYEDEQPDGKLKESVKDARMDWGKMAAEFMRFDD; encoded by the coding sequence ATGAGTAACTCTATAGTACCTGTAAATTTAGTAGTCAAATCAATGCGCGATAATGGCTATAAAAATACTGCATATGCCATTGCAGAATTAATAGATAATTCGATACAATTTGGAGGAAATAAAGTGGATTTAATTTGTCTTGAAAAAGATTTATTAGTTGGCTCTAGAAATGTTTCAAGGATTCATGAAATTGCCGTGCTTGACAACGGGAACGGAATGGATCAAGATACGCTTAGAAAAGCACTTCAATTCGGTAATGGCACAAACTTAGATAAAAATTCACAAACAAGTATTGGGAAATTTGGTATGGGACTACCTTCATCTTCAATTTCTCAAGCTTTGAGAGTTGATGTTTGGACCTGGCAAGAAGACAGCAAAAAGGCATACTATTCATATCTTGATGTTAACGAAATTATTAATGGCTCTTTAGTAGAAGTCCCTGAACCAATAGAGACTTATGTTCCCGTAAAATGGTCTAAAATAAGTGGTGAATTTTCAAGTTCAGGTACCTTAGTGGTATGGTCTCAATTAGACAGATGTCTTTGGAGAACTGGAAAAACTATAATTGATCACTCCGAGTTTATTGTAGGCAGAATGTACAGGAAATTTATTAATTCCGGAAAATGCACCATTAATGCAATTGTTCTTAACGAAAATAATTTGACAAAGCCTGAGATAAATAAAGCTTTTTTATCAAATGACCCAATGTATTTAATGCAAAACACAAGTGTCTCTCAAGCATTAAAAGAATTAAATCTAAACGATCCAATGTTTATTAAACATGGGGGCGAAGATGGATATCAAAAATCATATGTCATAAATTTAGAAGGCGAAAAACATACTGTTTTTGTTAGATACTCTATTGCAACAGAACAAACTAGAAGAGGAATAAATGCTGGCTCAAACAAACATGGTAGCCATGCCCGCGAAAATGTTGGTGTTTCAGTAATAAGAGCAGGTAGAGAGCTAGAGTTAGATACTAGCTGGACTAATCGATATGATTCTAGGGAAAGATGGTGGGGGGTCGAAATTGATTTTCCGCCAGCATTAGATGACGTTTTTGGAGTTACAAACAATAAACAATATGCTAATAATTTTAAAGAATTAGGGAGTTTAGATATTGAAAATTTAATAAAAGAGAGAGGACAAACTATATCAGAATTCAAGCAAGAGCTAATTGATGATAATGACCCAAAAGTTCATTTAATTGAGATTGCTGTGGATATAAAGAATCAAATCAAAATTCTTAGAAGTATTTTAGTTGCCCAAGCGGCAAGACTAGAAAAAGCCGACAAAAAGAATAGACATAACACTGAGGAAAATGAAGCAGAAAAGCATGCAACAGAAGTAACAGAACAAAGGAAAGAAGAGGGATATACAGGAGAAAGTGAAACTAAGGCTGAAGGCAAAAGCGCAGATGAAAAATTAGAAGAAATTTTGTCTGAATTAACAGGAGATGATGTTCCTGAAGCTAATGAATATGCTAATGAGATTTTTAATTCAAGCGTGCTGTATCAGTTTGTAAACGCTAATCTAGAATCAAGAGCATTCTTCTCAGTGAGTCCAGTTGGAGGCAAAATAATTATAAAATTAAACACTAATCATCCAGCATATCAACAATTTGTTGAAATTTTGAATGATGATATTAGTACCGAATCAAATATAGAAGATCTTATTAAACGATTGCACTTGGCAAAAAATGGTCTGAAACTATTATTAATGGCTTGGGCAAGATACGAAGATGAACAACCTGATGGTAAATTGAAAGAAAGTGTTAAAGATGCTAGAATGGATTGGGGAAAAATGGCTGCAGAATTTATGCGCTTTGACGATTAA
- a CDS encoding DEAD/DEAH box helicase codes for MEIQLEKVISRLDIEAYQDILGKEVIGTLSLLGANYLYAEGLNKILSNTFSNEELLTNSTSRNFIIDALRKEEIEILQQNLNLNIKNDYWNRIKSVDYKAENLAILLDFFGEILSEDIVVQWIQEENILPSYPLYPYQREVLKKIKKVLSTEKNRVLLHMPTGSGKTRTSINYICNHFIENDSTNVVWFANTVELLDQAYNEFVKAWNHLGNRKIKVVKYWGKSTIDLSKLKGCFIVAGLDKTYNALLKDVAKMSEFSNNCSLVIMDEAHQAIAPTYSLLIDSLLIVNKASLIGLSATPGRTWNDPDEDIKLADFFFRQKAKLIIDGYENPVDYLVANKYIAQTKNTTLLHNSGIQLSDIDLKHLKDNYVLSNEVLEKISTDRLRNLAIISKIKLLVKSHQRIIVFAITKSHAIVLNSLLTAIDLKSSVVTSDTNPNDRVKIIDNFKVSRKDNPESLILCNYGILTTGFDAPETSCAVIARPTDSLVLYSQMVGRAIRGEESGGNKEAEIVTVIDQDLPGFGNVADAFTNWDDVWNEIN; via the coding sequence ATGGAAATACAACTAGAGAAGGTAATATCAAGACTAGATATTGAAGCATATCAGGATATATTAGGAAAAGAAGTCATCGGAACTTTAAGCCTTTTAGGAGCCAATTATTTATACGCCGAAGGTTTAAATAAAATTTTATCAAACACCTTTTCAAATGAAGAATTGTTGACAAATAGCACCTCCAGAAATTTTATAATAGATGCTTTAAGAAAAGAAGAAATTGAAATACTTCAGCAGAATCTTAATTTAAACATCAAAAATGATTATTGGAATCGAATAAAAAGTGTTGACTATAAGGCCGAAAACTTGGCAATACTGCTTGATTTTTTTGGGGAAATTTTATCTGAAGACATTGTTGTTCAATGGATACAAGAAGAAAACATTTTGCCTAGCTATCCTTTATATCCTTACCAAAGAGAAGTTTTAAAAAAAATAAAAAAAGTTCTATCAACTGAAAAAAATAGAGTTTTATTGCATATGCCGACTGGTTCAGGAAAAACTAGAACGTCTATCAATTATATATGCAACCATTTTATAGAAAACGATAGTACAAATGTTGTTTGGTTTGCTAACACAGTTGAACTATTAGATCAAGCATATAATGAGTTTGTTAAAGCTTGGAATCATTTAGGAAATAGAAAAATTAAAGTTGTAAAATATTGGGGAAAATCTACGATAGATCTATCAAAATTAAAAGGCTGTTTCATAGTTGCTGGATTAGATAAAACATACAATGCTCTTCTTAAAGATGTTGCTAAAATGAGTGAATTTTCAAATAATTGCTCGTTAGTAATAATGGATGAAGCTCATCAGGCTATAGCACCAACATACTCACTATTAATAGATTCATTATTAATAGTGAATAAGGCATCTTTAATTGGATTATCTGCAACACCTGGAAGAACTTGGAATGATCCCGATGAAGATATAAAATTAGCTGATTTTTTCTTTAGACAAAAAGCTAAGCTTATAATCGACGGATATGAAAATCCTGTAGATTACTTGGTTGCCAACAAATATATAGCCCAAACAAAAAATACAACACTTTTACATAACTCAGGAATTCAGCTATCTGATATAGACTTAAAGCATCTTAAAGATAACTACGTATTATCAAATGAGGTTCTAGAGAAGATTTCTACAGACCGATTGAGAAATTTGGCTATAATTAGTAAAATAAAACTATTGGTAAAATCTCACCAAAGAATTATTGTTTTTGCTATTACTAAATCTCATGCGATTGTATTGAATAGCTTATTGACTGCAATAGATTTAAAATCAAGTGTGGTTACATCGGATACAAACCCGAATGATAGGGTTAAAATAATTGACAATTTTAAAGTTTCAAGAAAAGATAATCCTGAATCACTGATACTTTGTAATTATGGAATATTGACAACGGGGTTTGATGCGCCGGAGACAAGTTGCGCTGTTATCGCAAGACCAACCGATTCTTTAGTACTATACAGCCAAATGGTTGGAAGAGCAATTAGAGGTGAAGAATCGGGAGGAAATAAAGAAGCAGAAATTGTTACCGTAATAGATCAAGATTTACCAGGATTTGGGAATGTTGCAGATGCTTTTACAAATTGGGACGATGTTTGGAACGAAATTAATTAA